A window of Cohnella herbarum contains these coding sequences:
- a CDS encoding EscU/YscU/HrcU family type III secretion system export apparatus switch protein has protein sequence MKQADSHKRNVPKKAVALKYEPEHGSAPTVIAKGQGVIADEIMRRAQENGIPLQEDSSLVEVLSKLDLNQEIPPELYKLVAEVLSFVYRSDRRAGLNAKSKRND, from the coding sequence ATGAAGCAAGCGGATTCCCACAAACGAAACGTTCCCAAGAAGGCGGTTGCGCTTAAATACGAACCGGAGCACGGATCGGCCCCTACCGTTATCGCGAAAGGCCAGGGAGTCATCGCGGACGAGATCATGCGCCGCGCTCAAGAGAACGGGATTCCTCTTCAAGAAGACTCGTCTCTCGTAGAAGTGCTCTCTAAATTGGATTTGAATCAAGAAATACCGCCTGAACTTTATAAGCTTGTCGCGGAGGTGCTCAGCTTCGTGTACCGGTCGGATCGCCGCGCGGGATTGAATGCCAAGAGCAAACGGAACGACTAA